A part of Citrifermentans bremense genomic DNA contains:
- a CDS encoding DUF2917 domain-containing protein has product MNCSLDKGELLQLEAGKGALTLRCLKGTIWLTVGDGRDYLLQAGARFEVKKGMPALAEALAPVEMRLDSPCHSGAAIAPVAHQVQVRPAV; this is encoded by the coding sequence ATGAACTGCAGTCTCGACAAAGGGGAGTTGCTGCAACTGGAAGCTGGCAAGGGCGCATTGACACTGCGATGTCTCAAGGGAACCATCTGGCTGACAGTCGGGGACGGCCGGGACTACCTGTTGCAAGCGGGAGCAAGGTTCGAGGTAAAAAAAGGGATGCCGGCCCTGGCCGAGGCGCTTGCCCCGGTGGAGATGCGACTGGATTCCCCATGTCATTCTGGAGCCGCCATAGCACCCGTCGCGCACCAGGTTCAGGTTCGCCCAGCCGTCTAG
- a CDS encoding YciI-like protein — protein sequence MHYLLFYEVAPDYLERRGEYRAEHLALAWEAVERGELLLGGALADPADGAVLLFQADSPAVPEAFAKADPYVLNGLVARWSVRAWTTVVGALAQAPVGPR from the coding sequence ATGCACTACTTGTTGTTCTACGAGGTGGCGCCGGATTACCTGGAGCGCCGCGGCGAGTATCGTGCCGAGCATCTGGCGCTTGCGTGGGAGGCGGTTGAGCGGGGCGAGCTGCTGCTGGGCGGGGCGCTGGCCGACCCCGCCGATGGCGCCGTGCTGCTGTTCCAGGCGGATTCCCCTGCGGTGCCGGAGGCGTTCGCCAAGGCGGACCCCTACGTGCTGAACGGACTCGTTGCCAGGTGGAGCGTGCGCGCCTGGACCACGGTGGTCGGGGCGCTCGCGCAGGCGCCGGTGGGCCCAAGGTAG
- a CDS encoding YgiQ family radical SAM protein, with the protein MKQAKPAKHSPVKHSPGKFLPISLSEAKARGWNELDVIFVTGDAYVDHPSFGVPLLARLLESKGLRVGIIPQPDWRSKEPFMALGRPRLFFAVAAGAMDSMVAHYTPARKLRRDDAYTPGNRHGARPNRATIVYTSRLKEAYRDVPVVIGGIEASLRRFAHYDFWEDKVRRSALLDAKADLLVYGMGETPLLEMVRRLQKGEPFASIKDLRGTAYIAATPPETGELLELPSFETVVSDKAAYGESFRLLSGEQNPACAKVVVQRHAERFLVCNPPAWPLSEQALDAIYALPFVKAPHPSYKEAIPAYEQIRNSITTHRGCFGGCAFCAITHHQGKTIQSRSEESVLRELERLAALPWFRGSVSDLGGPTANMFGLSCGNKEEGRKCRRESCLYPKVCGNLVTTDARSSRLLAKARKISGVRNVAVSSGVRYDLLERQPNYLRELVAHHVSGLLKVAPEHLTDRVTSVMRKPGHACFERFRDSFMRESAKAGKRQYIVPYFISGHPGCTLSDMVDLALVLKRLGMKVEQVQDFTPTPGTLSTCIYHTGVDPFTGEKVYVAKSGREKGLQKSLLLYHVPEERKSCLQALRECGREDAAEELFGIGRR; encoded by the coding sequence ATGAAACAGGCAAAACCTGCAAAGCATTCCCCTGTGAAACACTCCCCAGGCAAGTTTCTCCCCATCTCCCTTTCCGAAGCAAAAGCGCGCGGCTGGAACGAACTCGACGTCATCTTCGTCACCGGTGACGCCTACGTCGATCATCCCTCTTTCGGGGTGCCGCTTTTAGCGCGTCTGCTGGAGTCTAAAGGGCTGCGCGTGGGGATCATCCCGCAGCCGGACTGGCGCAGCAAGGAACCCTTCATGGCCCTTGGGCGCCCGCGCCTTTTCTTCGCCGTCGCCGCCGGCGCCATGGACTCCATGGTCGCCCACTACACGCCGGCCAGAAAGCTGCGCCGCGACGACGCCTACACCCCAGGCAACCGCCACGGCGCCCGCCCCAACCGCGCCACCATCGTCTATACCTCGAGGCTCAAGGAAGCCTATCGCGACGTGCCGGTCGTCATCGGCGGCATCGAGGCGAGCCTCAGGCGCTTTGCCCACTACGATTTCTGGGAAGACAAGGTGCGCCGCTCGGCGCTTCTGGACGCGAAAGCGGACCTGCTTGTCTACGGCATGGGCGAGACGCCGCTGTTGGAGATGGTGCGGCGGCTCCAGAAGGGGGAGCCTTTTGCCTCCATCAAGGATCTCAGGGGGACCGCCTACATCGCCGCCACCCCTCCGGAGACCGGGGAACTGCTGGAGCTTCCCAGCTTCGAGACGGTCGTCTCCGACAAGGCGGCCTATGGGGAATCTTTCCGGCTTTTGTCGGGCGAGCAGAACCCCGCCTGCGCGAAGGTGGTGGTTCAGCGCCACGCGGAGCGCTTTCTCGTCTGCAATCCCCCGGCTTGGCCCCTTTCCGAGCAGGCGCTGGACGCGATCTACGCGCTACCTTTCGTGAAAGCGCCCCATCCAAGCTACAAGGAGGCGATCCCCGCCTACGAGCAGATCCGCAATTCCATCACCACGCACCGGGGGTGCTTCGGCGGCTGCGCCTTCTGCGCCATCACCCACCACCAGGGAAAGACCATCCAGTCCAGAAGCGAGGAAAGCGTTTTGCGGGAATTGGAGCGGCTGGCGGCGCTACCCTGGTTTCGCGGCAGCGTAAGCGACCTGGGCGGGCCGACGGCAAATATGTTCGGCCTTTCCTGCGGCAACAAGGAGGAGGGGCGCAAGTGCCGCCGGGAGAGCTGCCTGTACCCCAAGGTCTGCGGCAACCTGGTCACCACCGATGCCAGGAGTTCCAGGCTTCTTGCCAAGGCCAGGAAGATCTCCGGGGTGAGAAACGTGGCAGTCTCCTCAGGGGTGCGCTACGACCTTTTGGAGCGTCAGCCCAACTACCTGCGCGAGCTGGTCGCGCATCACGTGAGCGGTCTGTTGAAGGTCGCCCCCGAGCACTTGACCGACAGGGTCACCTCGGTGATGCGCAAGCCCGGGCATGCCTGCTTCGAGCGCTTCAGGGATTCCTTCATGCGAGAGAGCGCCAAGGCCGGCAAGAGACAGTACATCGTCCCCTACTTCATCTCGGGACACCCGGGATGCACTCTCTCGGATATGGTCGATCTCGCTCTGGTGCTTAAGCGGTTGGGGATGAAGGTGGAGCAGGTGCAGGATTTCACCCCGACGCCGGGAACCCTTTCCACCTGCATCTACCATACGGGCGTGGATCCCTTTACCGGGGAGAAGGTGTACGTGGCGAAGAGCGGCCGGGAGAAGGGACTTCAGAAATCTCTGCTCTTATACCATGTGCCGGAGGAGAGAAAGAGCTGCCTGCAGGCGCTCAGGGAATGTGGCAGGGAAGACGCGGCGGAAGAGCTTTTCGGGATTGGAAGGAGGTAG
- the argC gene encoding N-acetyl-gamma-glutamyl-phosphate reductase encodes MLKVAIVGASGYTGVELLRILHSHPEVAVTCVTSEQSAGRPVSSVFPSLRGRCDIVLENLEPVGIAEKVDIVFTALPHKAAMEVVPTFMKMGKDVIDLSADYRIHDADTYGKWYEPHLNPELLPEAVYGIPELRRAEIAEASLIANPGCYPTSVILGLAPLLKGKVIDPKSIIVDAASGTSGAGRGAKVDNLYCEVNEGFRAYGVGGVHRHIPEIEQELSLLAGIPLNITFTPHLVPMDRGILSTIYSQPGGSVKASDLIALYEAFYDGEPFVRVLPEGVLPSTAHVRGSNFCDIGVTVDQRTGRVIVISAIDNLVKGASGQAVQNMNLMCGLPETLGLDLLPVFP; translated from the coding sequence ATGCTCAAGGTCGCCATCGTCGGTGCAAGCGGTTATACCGGTGTTGAACTGCTGCGGATTCTCCATTCCCATCCCGAGGTCGCCGTCACCTGCGTCACCTCCGAACAAAGCGCCGGGCGGCCGGTCAGCTCCGTCTTCCCGAGCCTGCGCGGCAGGTGCGATATCGTGCTGGAGAACCTGGAGCCTGTGGGGATAGCAGAGAAGGTCGACATCGTCTTCACCGCGCTGCCGCACAAGGCCGCCATGGAGGTGGTGCCCACCTTCATGAAGATGGGAAAGGACGTGATCGATCTCTCCGCCGACTACCGCATTCACGACGCGGATACCTACGGCAAGTGGTACGAGCCGCACCTGAACCCAGAGCTTTTGCCGGAGGCGGTGTACGGCATTCCCGAACTGCGCCGCGCCGAGATTGCCGAGGCCTCGCTCATAGCCAACCCCGGCTGCTACCCGACCAGCGTCATCCTGGGCCTTGCGCCGCTTTTGAAGGGGAAGGTGATCGATCCGAAGTCCATCATCGTGGACGCCGCGTCCGGCACCTCCGGCGCTGGGCGGGGAGCCAAGGTCGATAACCTCTACTGCGAGGTGAACGAAGGGTTCCGCGCCTACGGCGTGGGGGGCGTTCACCGGCATATCCCCGAGATCGAGCAGGAGCTTTCGCTTCTGGCGGGAATCCCGCTCAACATCACCTTCACTCCGCACCTGGTTCCTATGGACCGCGGCATCCTGTCGACCATCTATTCGCAGCCCGGCGGGAGCGTCAAGGCATCCGATCTTATCGCCCTTTACGAGGCGTTCTACGACGGCGAGCCTTTCGTCAGGGTGCTGCCCGAGGGAGTTCTCCCGTCGACCGCGCATGTCAGGGGCTCCAACTTTTGCGACATCGGGGTGACGGTCGACCAGAGGACCGGGCGGGTCATCGTTATCTCCGCCATAGACAACTTGGTGAAAGGGGCTTCCGGGCAGGCGGTGCAGAACATGAACCTGATGTGCGGCCTCCCCGAGACCCTCGGACTGGATCTACTGCCGGTCTTCCCTTAA
- the rpsI gene encoding 30S ribosomal protein S9, translated as MAVSFYATGKRKSSIARVWLKPGNGEIIVNTKTLDNYFGRETSKMVVMQPLELTENVGKFDIFCTVKGGGDSGQAGAIKHGITKALIEADADLRGTLKKAGFITRDSRIKERKKYGKKAARASFQFSKR; from the coding sequence ATGGCAGTCAGCTTTTACGCAACTGGGAAAAGGAAGTCGTCGATCGCCAGGGTTTGGCTCAAGCCCGGCAACGGCGAGATCATTGTAAATACCAAGACTCTTGACAACTACTTCGGCAGGGAGACCTCCAAGATGGTGGTCATGCAGCCGCTCGAACTGACCGAGAACGTCGGCAAGTTCGACATCTTCTGCACCGTCAAGGGCGGCGGCGACTCCGGCCAGGCGGGCGCCATCAAGCACGGCATCACCAAGGCTCTCATCGAGGCCGACGCCGATCTGCGCGGCACGCTGAAAAAAGCGGGCTTCATCACCCGCGACTCCCGTATCAAAGAAAGAAAGAAATACGGCAAGAAGGCTGCTCGCGCAAGCTTCCAGTTCTCCAAGCGTTAA
- the rplM gene encoding 50S ribosomal protein L13, with protein MKTQVAKKEEVTRDWYLVDVDNKVLGRVATEIANVLRGKNKPTFTPSVDTGDFVIVVNAEKIALTGRKLADKTYYSHSSFPGGLKEITAGKLLDKKPEELLKKAVKGMLPKNKLARHMLKKLKIYSGGTHPHAAQNPKNLNI; from the coding sequence ATGAAGACGCAAGTTGCCAAAAAAGAAGAAGTAACCAGGGATTGGTACCTGGTTGACGTGGATAATAAGGTGCTCGGTCGTGTTGCGACTGAAATCGCCAATGTGCTGCGCGGCAAGAACAAGCCGACCTTCACCCCGAGTGTCGATACCGGCGACTTCGTCATCGTCGTGAACGCTGAGAAAATCGCCCTGACCGGCAGGAAGCTCGCCGACAAGACCTACTACAGCCACTCCTCGTTCCCGGGCGGCCTGAAAGAGATCACTGCCGGCAAACTCCTCGACAAGAAGCCGGAAGAGCTTCTGAAAAAGGCTGTCAAAGGCATGCTTCCCAAGAACAAGCTTGCCCGCCACATGCTGAAGAAGCTCAAGATCTACAGTGGCGGAACCCATCCGCACGCGGCTCAGAACCCGAAGAATCTGAACATTTAA
- the truA gene encoding tRNA pseudouridine(38-40) synthase TruA — MRNIKLIIEYDGTAYCGWQVQPNGRTVQEVLEEALARMLGAKAALHGSGRTDAGVHARGMVACFKTDSTVPLRAFREGLNCLLPGDIAVREACEVPLEFHPRFDAHAKHYRYTMLLDDLRSPLSRLTAWRVKGKLDVEAMRAACTAFVGEHDFAAFRASNCAAKTTVRRIYSMELVQEGRLLHLDIKGSGFLKNMVRVITGTLIEVGQGKKSVEDVARLLKGGDRQQNSGMTVPPQGLCLMQVYYPEGKD; from the coding sequence ATGCGCAACATCAAGCTGATCATAGAGTACGATGGCACCGCCTACTGCGGCTGGCAGGTGCAGCCGAACGGAAGGACGGTCCAGGAGGTGTTGGAGGAGGCGCTCGCCCGGATGCTGGGGGCGAAGGCGGCCCTGCACGGCTCCGGCCGCACCGATGCGGGCGTGCACGCGCGCGGCATGGTCGCCTGCTTCAAAACTGACAGTACCGTGCCGCTGCGCGCCTTCCGGGAGGGACTCAATTGCCTTCTTCCCGGCGACATCGCGGTGCGGGAGGCGTGTGAGGTCCCACTGGAGTTCCACCCCCGCTTCGACGCACACGCAAAGCACTACCGCTACACCATGCTCTTGGACGACCTGCGCTCTCCGCTTTCGCGCCTCACTGCCTGGCGCGTGAAGGGCAAGCTCGACGTCGAGGCGATGCGGGCCGCCTGCACCGCGTTTGTGGGAGAGCACGACTTCGCCGCCTTCCGGGCTTCCAACTGCGCCGCAAAGACCACGGTGCGCAGGATCTACAGCATGGAACTGGTGCAGGAGGGGCGCTTGCTCCACCTGGACATCAAGGGGAGCGGCTTTCTGAAAAACATGGTCCGCGTTATCACCGGGACCCTCATCGAGGTGGGGCAGGGGAAGAAAAGCGTAGAGGACGTGGCGCGCCTGCTCAAGGGGGGCGACCGGCAGCAGAACTCCGGCATGACGGTTCCTCCGCAGGGGCTTTGCCTGATGCAGGTCTACTACCCGGAAGGGAAGGATTGA
- a CDS encoding aspartate-semialdehyde dehydrogenase, with amino-acid sequence MKKLWNVAVVGATGAVGTQMIECLEERKFPVGKIKFLASARSVGQVLEFNGKPVPVEELKHDSFEGIDIALFSAGGARSEEFCPSAAKAGAVCIDNSSAWRMDPEVPLVVPEVNPHALAGYRKKGIVANPNCSTIQMVVALKPLHDFGSIKRIVVSTYQAVSGTGNKAIDELRKQTGELLNGRPPKNEVYPHRIAFNCLPQIDSFCDNGYTKEEMKMVNETRKIMEADIKTTATCVRVPVFFGHSESVNIETAKKITVVKARELLEDAPGVELVDNPANGEYPMAMDAAGEDLTLVGRIREDATVTNGLNLWIVADNLRKGAATNAVQIAELLVEEYLK; translated from the coding sequence GTGAAGAAATTGTGGAATGTGGCAGTGGTAGGCGCAACCGGCGCGGTCGGGACCCAGATGATAGAATGCCTGGAAGAGCGGAAATTCCCGGTGGGGAAGATAAAGTTCCTGGCCAGCGCCCGCAGCGTCGGGCAGGTCCTTGAGTTCAACGGCAAGCCTGTGCCGGTGGAAGAGCTGAAGCACGACTCCTTCGAGGGGATCGATATAGCTCTCTTCTCCGCAGGCGGCGCGCGGTCCGAGGAATTCTGCCCCTCCGCCGCCAAGGCGGGTGCGGTCTGCATCGACAACTCCAGTGCCTGGCGCATGGACCCGGAGGTGCCGCTGGTGGTCCCCGAGGTGAACCCGCATGCGCTTGCGGGCTACCGCAAGAAGGGGATCGTCGCCAACCCCAACTGCTCCACGATCCAGATGGTGGTGGCCTTGAAGCCGCTGCACGACTTCGGTTCCATCAAGCGGATAGTCGTTTCCACCTACCAGGCAGTGTCCGGCACCGGCAACAAGGCGATCGACGAGCTGCGCAAGCAGACCGGCGAGCTCTTGAACGGGCGGCCGCCCAAGAACGAGGTATATCCGCACCGGATCGCCTTCAACTGCCTGCCGCAGATCGACTCCTTCTGCGACAACGGCTACACCAAGGAAGAGATGAAGATGGTGAACGAGACCAGGAAGATCATGGAGGCGGACATCAAGACCACCGCCACCTGCGTCAGGGTCCCCGTCTTCTTCGGACATTCCGAGTCGGTGAACATAGAGACCGCGAAGAAGATCACCGTGGTCAAGGCGCGCGAGCTCCTGGAAGATGCGCCCGGCGTGGAACTTGTCGACAACCCCGCCAATGGCGAGTACCCGATGGCGATGGACGCGGCGGGCGAGGACCTGACACTGGTCGGCCGCATCCGCGAGGACGCCACCGTCACCAACGGCCTGAATCTCTGGATCGTCGCGGACAACCTCAGAAAAGGCGCCGCCACCAACGCCGTGCAGATCGCGGAGCTGCTGGTGGAGGAGTACCTGAAGTAA
- the asd gene encoding aspartate-semialdehyde dehydrogenase, producing the protein MKVGLVGWRGMVGSVLLQRMQEENDFQGIEPVFFTTSQVGQPAPMNAGTLKDASDINELKKLDVIITCQGGDYTKSVRPELNKAGWQGYWIDAASTLRMENDAVIILDPINRNVIDAALAKGVKDYIGGNCTVSLMLMGLGGLFKAGAVEWITSMTYQAASGAGAPNMRELLSQMGVLQGSVADLLATPGSAILEIDRKVTQTLRSGDLPTKEFGFPLAGSVLPWIDREVEDGQSREEWKGYAETNKILGTANPIPVDGICVRVGAMRCHSQALTIKLNKDIPIADIEEMIKNDNQWVKFVPNTKAETLAQCTPAAVSGSLTVPVGRVRKMKMGPQYLSAFTCGDQLLWGAAEPLRRMLQILKER; encoded by the coding sequence ATGAAAGTCGGACTGGTCGGTTGGCGTGGCATGGTAGGCTCCGTTTTGCTCCAGCGCATGCAGGAGGAGAACGATTTCCAGGGAATAGAGCCGGTTTTCTTTACAACCTCCCAAGTGGGGCAGCCCGCCCCGATGAACGCCGGAACCCTGAAGGACGCCTCGGACATAAACGAGCTTAAGAAGCTGGACGTGATCATCACCTGTCAGGGTGGCGACTACACAAAGTCGGTGCGCCCCGAGCTGAACAAGGCGGGCTGGCAGGGTTACTGGATCGATGCGGCCAGCACGCTGCGCATGGAGAACGACGCCGTCATCATCCTTGACCCGATCAACCGCAACGTCATCGACGCGGCACTTGCCAAAGGGGTCAAGGACTACATCGGCGGCAACTGCACCGTGAGCCTCATGCTCATGGGCCTGGGCGGGCTCTTCAAGGCCGGCGCGGTCGAGTGGATCACCTCCATGACCTACCAGGCGGCCTCCGGCGCCGGCGCTCCCAACATGCGCGAGCTCCTCTCCCAGATGGGCGTGCTGCAGGGCTCGGTAGCAGACCTCTTGGCGACCCCGGGCTCCGCCATCCTGGAGATCGACCGCAAGGTGACCCAGACCCTGAGAAGTGGCGATCTCCCGACCAAGGAGTTCGGCTTCCCTCTGGCAGGGAGCGTGCTTCCCTGGATCGACCGCGAGGTCGAGGACGGGCAGAGCCGCGAGGAGTGGAAAGGTTACGCCGAGACCAACAAGATCCTCGGCACCGCCAACCCGATCCCCGTCGACGGCATCTGCGTCCGCGTCGGCGCCATGCGCTGCCACAGCCAGGCGCTCACCATCAAGCTGAACAAGGACATCCCCATCGCCGACATCGAGGAGATGATCAAGAACGACAACCAGTGGGTCAAGTTCGTTCCCAACACCAAGGCGGAGACCCTGGCCCAGTGCACCCCGGCAGCCGTTTCCGGTTCGCTCACCGTGCCGGTGGGGCGCGTTAGGAAGATGAAGATGGGGCCGCAGTACCTCTCCGCCTTCACCTGCGGCGATCAGCTCCTTTGGGGCGCCGCAGAACCGCTGCGCCGCATGCTGCAGATACTCAAGGAGAGGTAA
- the leuB gene encoding 3-isopropylmalate dehydrogenase has protein sequence MGKLFKVAVLPGDGIGPEVMAEALRVLDAVEKRYDVTFERTHANVGGAGIDLEGRALPETTVNICKSSDAILFGSVGGPKWETLPPDEQPERGALLPLRKIFGLYANLRPAIIFPSLTSASSLKEEVIAGGFDILVIRELTGGIYFSQPKGIEGEGRNRVGVDTMRYSVPEIERITHVAFQAARKRGKKVCSIDKANVLSSSVLWREIVINIAKEYPDVELSHMYVDNAAMQLVKWPKQFDVILCENMFGDILSDEAAMLTGSLGMLPSASLAEGTFGMYEPSGGSAPDIAGQGIANPIAQILSAGMMLRYSFGMVEAADAIDQAVAKVLDGGYRTRDIYQEKAGEKLVNTKEIGDAIIANL, from the coding sequence ATGGGAAAGCTTTTTAAAGTGGCGGTATTGCCAGGAGACGGCATAGGCCCCGAGGTTATGGCGGAAGCACTGAGGGTGCTCGATGCGGTCGAGAAACGTTACGATGTCACTTTCGAGCGGACCCACGCCAACGTAGGTGGGGCGGGGATCGACCTGGAAGGTCGCGCGCTTCCCGAGACCACCGTGAATATATGCAAGTCTTCGGACGCCATCCTCTTCGGCTCCGTCGGCGGACCCAAGTGGGAGACCCTTCCCCCGGACGAACAGCCCGAGCGCGGCGCCCTCTTGCCGCTTCGCAAGATCTTCGGCCTCTACGCCAACCTGCGTCCGGCCATCATCTTCCCGTCGCTCACCAGCGCCTCCTCGCTTAAGGAAGAGGTGATCGCAGGTGGCTTCGACATCCTGGTGATCCGCGAGCTGACCGGCGGCATCTACTTCTCCCAGCCCAAAGGGATCGAAGGGGAAGGGCGCAACCGCGTCGGCGTCGACACCATGCGCTACAGCGTCCCCGAGATCGAGCGCATCACGCATGTGGCTTTCCAGGCGGCGAGAAAGCGCGGCAAGAAGGTCTGCTCCATCGACAAGGCCAACGTCCTTTCCAGCTCCGTGCTCTGGCGCGAGATCGTCATCAACATCGCCAAGGAATACCCGGACGTCGAGCTCTCCCACATGTACGTGGACAACGCCGCGATGCAGCTGGTGAAGTGGCCCAAGCAGTTCGACGTGATCCTTTGCGAGAACATGTTCGGCGACATCCTCTCGGACGAGGCGGCGATGCTGACCGGTTCCCTCGGGATGCTTCCCTCCGCCTCGCTGGCCGAGGGGACCTTCGGCATGTACGAGCCTTCCGGCGGTAGCGCCCCGGACATCGCAGGGCAGGGGATCGCCAACCCGATCGCCCAGATCCTCTCCGCGGGGATGATGCTCCGTTACTCCTTCGGCATGGTCGAGGCGGCAGACGCCATCGACCAGGCGGTCGCCAAGGTCCTCGACGGCGGCTATCGCACCCGGGACATCTATCAGGAGAAGGCAGGCGAGAAGCTGGTGAACACAAAGGAGATCGGCGACGCCATTATCGCCAACCTCTGA
- a CDS encoding ChaN family lipoprotein, with amino-acid sequence MLSPSHFRHLTAALSLFAMTGCCTTSGKQVLGNPEAPYPPPSAPKVGDIVHLPTGVLVTPDQMKRVATDARVVYVGETHDNPASQRLELDMLKALEERHPGKVALGMEMFKRSQQPVLDRWSAGDLDEKSFVKESRWFDSWKMDFGYYRDLLLYAREKHIPVIGLNAEKNLVQAVRNRNLDELTPEEKAQLPELDLSDPYQRAQTESIFAGHSHGKMAVEGFLRAQTLWDDTMAETAARFLESPQGKDRHLLVVAGGNHVSHGFGIPRRVFRRAPTSYVTIGGYEVVITRQKPPETMDVEIPEFPMVPFDFLVNFAYEELPSNDVLLGVAFDPGPDKRGLLVKSVIPESNAARAGVKEGDLLLALDGEALTEAFDLVYAIKQKHAGDRGTLKLERAGEPMSVEVEFKSSKPYQHGKPENAEPKKAP; translated from the coding sequence ATGCTTTCCCCTTCCCACTTCCGGCATCTTACTGCCGCCCTCTCGCTCTTTGCCATGACCGGTTGCTGCACGACCTCAGGAAAACAGGTCCTCGGCAACCCCGAGGCCCCCTACCCGCCACCGTCTGCGCCCAAAGTCGGGGACATCGTCCACCTTCCCACCGGCGTGCTGGTGACCCCGGATCAGATGAAGCGAGTTGCCACCGACGCGCGGGTGGTCTACGTGGGCGAGACCCACGACAACCCCGCGTCTCAACGCCTGGAGTTGGACATGCTCAAGGCCCTGGAGGAGCGCCACCCAGGGAAGGTAGCACTCGGAATGGAGATGTTCAAAAGGTCCCAGCAGCCCGTCCTGGACCGCTGGAGCGCGGGGGACCTGGACGAGAAGAGTTTCGTCAAGGAGTCACGCTGGTTCGACAGCTGGAAGATGGATTTCGGCTACTACCGCGACCTGTTGCTGTACGCCAGAGAAAAGCACATCCCGGTTATCGGGCTTAACGCGGAGAAAAACCTGGTGCAGGCGGTGCGTAACAGGAATCTGGATGAACTCACGCCCGAAGAAAAGGCGCAGCTACCCGAACTGGACCTCTCGGATCCCTACCAGCGGGCGCAGACCGAGAGCATCTTCGCCGGGCACAGCCACGGCAAGATGGCGGTCGAGGGGTTCCTGCGTGCACAGACCCTTTGGGATGACACCATGGCCGAGACTGCGGCGCGTTTTCTGGAGAGCCCGCAGGGAAAGGACCGCCACCTGCTGGTGGTAGCCGGCGGCAACCATGTAAGCCACGGTTTCGGGATTCCGCGCCGCGTCTTCCGCCGCGCCCCGACTTCCTACGTCACCATCGGGGGGTACGAGGTTGTCATCACCCGGCAAAAGCCGCCGGAAACGATGGACGTGGAGATTCCGGAATTCCCCATGGTCCCCTTCGACTTCCTGGTGAACTTCGCCTACGAGGAACTCCCAAGTAACGACGTGCTTTTGGGGGTCGCCTTCGATCCGGGCCCTGACAAGCGCGGACTGCTGGTAAAGAGCGTGATTCCCGAATCGAACGCCGCGCGCGCCGGGGTGAAGGAGGGGGACCTGCTGCTCGCCCTGGACGGCGAGGCCCTCACGGAGGCCTTCGACCTGGTCTACGCCATAAAGCAGAAGCACGCGGGCGACCGCGGCACGCTGAAGCTGGAGCGAGCCGGGGAACCGATGAGCGTCGAGGTCGAGTTCAAATCGAGCAAGCCCTACCAGCATGGCAAGCCTGAGAATGCGGAGCCGAAAAAGGCGCCATGA